A stretch of the bacterium genome encodes the following:
- a CDS encoding radical SAM protein: MYVFGPVPSRRLGVSLGLDVTPRKTCSLNCVYCQLGPTDRPTVERRSFFEPEAFFAELEERAPTLPHIDYATFSGSGEPTLNADLGYLIEGAGTILKAPVAVITNGTLCSDPAVRADLARADLLLPSLDAASQAVFERVNRPAPGLDVEEIIAGLAALREEYGGGIHLEILLVAGLNDTEEELGRLRAAVSRIGPDVVHLNTVVRPPAVKSARAVPADRLLEIAAGFDPPAGVIADYAGPVTRARALDLEAEISTYLLRRPARAADLAAVFGCDERAVKGALKELASRSLVRLQRRGGETYYTHAEGES; encoded by the coding sequence GTGTACGTTTTTGGACCGGTGCCCAGCCGTCGCCTCGGGGTCTCCCTGGGGCTCGACGTCACGCCGCGCAAGACGTGCAGCCTGAACTGCGTCTACTGCCAGCTCGGCCCGACGGACCGGCCCACGGTCGAACGCCGGAGCTTCTTCGAGCCGGAGGCGTTTTTCGCCGAGCTCGAGGAGCGGGCGCCGACCCTGCCGCACATTGACTACGCCACCTTCTCCGGTTCCGGGGAGCCGACGCTCAACGCGGACTTAGGCTATCTCATCGAGGGGGCAGGGACGATTCTAAAGGCGCCCGTGGCCGTCATCACCAACGGCACTCTCTGCTCCGATCCCGCGGTGCGGGCGGACCTCGCCCGGGCCGACCTGCTCCTGCCCAGCCTGGACGCCGCGAGCCAGGCGGTCTTCGAGCGCGTCAACCGGCCGGCGCCGGGCCTCGACGTTGAAGAGATCATCGCCGGGCTGGCGGCGCTCCGGGAGGAGTACGGCGGGGGAATCCACCTGGAGATTCTCCTGGTGGCCGGACTGAACGACACCGAGGAGGAGCTGGGGCGTCTGCGCGCGGCGGTGAGCCGCATCGGTCCCGACGTGGTCCACCTGAACACGGTGGTTCGGCCGCCGGCGGTGAAGTCCGCCCGGGCCGTCCCCGCGGACCGCCTGCTGGAGATTGCGGCGGGCTTCGACCCCCCGGCCGGGGTCATCGCCGATTACGCCGGCCCCGTCACCCGCGCGAGGGCCCTGGACCTGGAGGCCGAGATTTCCACGTACCTCCTGCGCCGACCGGCGAGGGCCGCGGACCTGGCCGCCGTTTTCGGCTGCGACGAGCGCGCGGTGAAGGGCGCCCTCAAGGAGCTGGCCTCCCGGAGTCTGGTCCGGCTGCAGCGCCGGGGCGGGGAGACGTACTACACCCATGCGGAGGGGGAATCTTGA
- the elbB gene encoding isoprenoid biosynthesis glyoxalase ElbB, which produces MPKKIAVILSGCGVKDGAEIHEAACALLAIKKAGADYVCFAPNKPQHDVVDHLKSAPTGERRNVLTESARIARGDIRDLASFEAAEFDALVIPGGFGSAKNLSDYAFKGAGATPDPQFAAAVKAMHAAGKPVGAICITPVVVASIFRGTGVSPTLTIGTDPGTAADIEAMGSRHVECLPTDCVVDEANRIVTTPAYMSASHIGEVYEGVSKLVKEVLRLA; this is translated from the coding sequence ATGCCGAAGAAGATAGCGGTAATACTGTCCGGCTGCGGCGTCAAGGACGGCGCCGAGATCCACGAGGCCGCCTGCGCCCTGTTGGCGATAAAGAAGGCCGGCGCCGACTACGTCTGCTTCGCCCCGAACAAGCCCCAGCACGACGTCGTGGATCACCTCAAGTCCGCCCCCACCGGTGAGCGCCGCAACGTGCTGACCGAATCCGCGCGCATCGCCCGGGGCGACATCCGCGACCTGGCCTCTTTCGAGGCCGCCGAGTTCGACGCCCTGGTCATTCCCGGCGGTTTCGGCAGCGCCAAGAATCTCTCCGACTACGCCTTCAAGGGCGCCGGCGCCACGCCGGACCCCCAGTTCGCCGCCGCGGTCAAGGCCATGCACGCCGCGGGCAAGCCGGTGGGCGCCATCTGCATCACCCCCGTCGTGGTGGCCAGCATCTTCAGGGGCACCGGCGTCTCGCCCACCCTCACCATCGGCACCGACCCCGGCACCGCCGCCGACATCGAGGCCATGGGCTCCAGGCACGTCGAGTGCCTCCCCACGGACTGCGTGGTGGACGAGGCCAACCGCATCGTCACCACCCCGGCCTACATGTCGGCCTCCCACATCGGCGAGGTGTACGAGGGGGTCTCCAAGCTGGTCAAAGAGGTCCTCCGGCTGGCGTGA
- a CDS encoding type III pantothenate kinase encodes MVYLVFDLGNSRVKLARVAEGVLGPVRVQDAGDFAADPGAALDEFEGISGALGVSTHPPSREALRGWLDRRGIEPASARERCPLAALYGEGLGDDRVLAAHAAVEILGAPVAAVGCGTAVTVDLVRVRDGEPVFAGGAILAGEGIILTGLGELRTLPELEPADAPIDATLGSTTEGCLRLGARVQVEAAVARLLAGYAENVGLPPDRLPLLFHGGDAQRYAAAYTWARVRPFAVLEALARMAAGL; translated from the coding sequence ATGGTATATCTTGTTTTCGATCTTGGCAACTCCCGGGTCAAGCTAGCCCGCGTCGCCGAGGGCGTACTGGGGCCGGTCCGCGTGCAGGATGCGGGGGATTTCGCCGCCGACCCCGGGGCGGCGCTCGATGAGTTCGAAGGGATCTCCGGCGCCCTGGGCGTCTCCACCCACCCCCCGTCCCGCGAGGCGCTGCGCGGCTGGCTCGACCGGCGGGGAATAGAGCCGGCGAGTGCCCGGGAGCGGTGCCCCCTCGCCGCCCTGTACGGGGAGGGGCTGGGCGACGACCGGGTGCTGGCGGCCCACGCCGCGGTGGAAATTCTCGGCGCGCCCGTCGCCGCAGTGGGCTGCGGGACCGCGGTGACCGTGGACCTGGTGCGGGTCCGGGACGGCGAACCTGTGTTCGCCGGGGGGGCGATTCTGGCCGGCGAGGGGATCATCCTCACCGGGCTGGGGGAGTTGAGAACCCTGCCCGAGCTGGAGCCCGCCGACGCGCCGATAGACGCGACCCTCGGCTCGACCACCGAGGGGTGCCTGCGCCTGGGCGCCCGGGTCCAGGTCGAGGCGGCCGTGGCGAGGCTCTTAGCGGGGTACGCCGAAAACGTCGGCCTGCCGCCGGACCGGCTGCCGCTACTCTTCCACGGGGGCGACGCGCAGAGGTACGCCGCGGCTTACACGTGGGCGCGGGTCCGCCCCTTCGCCGTCCTGGAGGCTTTAGCCCGGATGGCGGCGGGGCTTTGA